Within Planococcus citri chromosome 2, ihPlaCitr1.1, whole genome shotgun sequence, the genomic segment ctccagcgacttttttaaaaattactggagcctccagtagatttttgaaactttaaatattcacaaaatttcatcagataatggagatggaaaactgaaatttattctacactccaatttcaccctctgaagacgacttcaggtgggttcaagtcattttagagcctccagtgactttttgaaaggctgtgtgacgtttttttgaaaaattgaaatttctgcgaagtaaatttcagcttgccaactccatttgataattcAATGTTGGGGAcatttcaagttacaaaaatctactggaggctccagtaatgttcagaaaagtcgctggaggctccaaaacgacttgaaatccaccagctgtgtcaacttcgtagcgtattgaaattagtttgcagaatgaatttcgactctccataatttcaaaaatctactggaggctccagtaatttttaaaaaagtcgctggaggctctaaaatgattttaacccacctgaagtcgtcttcagagggtgttaaaattagagtgtagagtaaatttcagctttccatctccatttgatgaaattttgtgaaaatttaaagtttcgaaaatctgctgaaggcttcaggaattttcaaaaaaacgctggaggctccaaaacgacttgaaatttacctgcagtacttcgtagcgtattgaaatcagttttgtgagaacttcgaatttcaaaaatctgctggaggctccagaactgctcaaaacgggttgaaaccgtttccaatcgatttggcatgtcgaaaatagggtatatcccaaatttcagctttctgggttaatttggtaaaattttaatttttcccctcatttttggccaaaattcaattttcaaaaattcaccaaaaatcgaaaaacgctcttcagctcttaaaattttcacaggtgatgaatttttgtatgatctttcgatctacttttgtaaagtttaaaaaattacgtgcaagtcctatgttgaaacgcaaaatctgcgatttcggctgacctgtcaatcaaaatggccgccattttgtaagtaaggccaacttttttttgggcaagtttgctttaaaatgtttcttaggatgtcccctttaagaaaaaagttgtcccggaggatcggcggggggatacaattactcctattgtcatatgcatgCCGGACTAATATTACCTCAGCAGGGCCTATAATTCTAATACAACATCCACGTAGTTTTATTGATTATTAACCTTACGTATTTTAccatttgtttcatttttcaatgaaattaaacagaaaaatcaattccaatGACACGTCAACTGGCCAAAATGGAAGCTTCGTTCGTGAAAATTTCGCTACGTAACAAGACGATTCAGAATCATACTGGGTACCAAGAACATGCGAGGTCTAAATGTGGCAAAACATTGTGCAATGCACCTGAACAGAGCGcggttttaaaataaatatcgtACCTAGCTTCGAGTGAATGGCAAGAAAAAAGTCgtcaattttcactaaattcaacacagaccttcattttgaattgaaagtcactcagaaaaatttttatagcaCTGGAGATGCTCCTGGAGGGGAGGCATGGATCCTCAAAAAAGGGACATTTTCGTTCCTCTCTTTGGGGCctggatttttgttttcttcccTTTTTTTATACAAAGGTATTTCTTCCaccaagttttcattttagcTGATCAGCTTGGGAAATGTCAGATATTTCAACAGAAATCCAAGATTATCAGGGTTCCCCTTCTTCGCCCCTCCCCGCATTTCATCCCGATAATAATTATATCTACTTACGTCAATTTATTTCGAAACGAAGTTACTTCAATAAAAACGATGATCAACAAGATAACGTATTAAATTTTATAACATGAATATATTAAATTCGACCCAACTCCGTTCGTTCAAGTAAAAGTTCGACGTTGCAACATGACTAATCTGTGGAAGCTCGCATTTGCCATTTTATTTGTATGCAAAGGTACATAATTACTAATTATCGAATACTTGATGCAACTATTTCATTGGgatgaattttacattttaaaaatatccttTTTTCATTAACATCATCGATGACATCGATTAATATAAGTACCTGTAATAGGTTAATATTTCACTACATGTTTTAGAAATCACTCCAGTGCACTTATTGGATAACACTCATACAAAATACGATCTTACTGATGTCATAAACGATGCGATATTTAGATTACTACTGATAAGCAacaatttggttgaaaatttggagcCGTTAATAAAATCAGAAAGCGGAACAATTTACCTCGGCGTTGACAAAATTAACAACACGCGAAAACTTCGATCATTTGGAAAGACAATCGAGATAAAAAGTAGGTGGTTACTTTACGGACCAGGTCGTTCACATTGTACAATTCGTtgggaattttctaaaaatgcaatggtaagtaagtatacctaagCAATAAGCATATAACTCGACtctatttccaaaatattcatgCAAATACACGAATCCATAATCAGCGTTAAATGACACCTATGTTTCATGGTAGAATATTCTCTGTTATGAGCGATACTACTGGATACAAGGACACGTCCAAGTAGAAGAATCATATTCGTTTCGGAATTTCCATAAACGTGACAGCGAATTTAGTGCATCACGCTACGTATTCAAGAATTTATCGATTAGCGCAACAAAACGGTCAGAAAACCAAACTGAAGACAGTGATATTTTTGTCAACATATCGTACGATGATTTGAAAAACCgcaatgtaagtaggtacctacatagctAGATGCTCATAAAAAATATGCACCATTTCAGGAGAGAAACATTAtactttttcagaattgaaatcaaaatgtgCATTTTCAGGGTATCCAACTCGAAAAGCATCGTAAATTATCGTACGAACAACATCTCAAGTTGATATACACACTTAGCTTGGAATTACCATCTATAATgcgcaattttttcaccaatggtGGCAATTTCAGCGCACGATTGAACAAAATGTTCAACTTACACCCAAAACAATACATCATTTCAGCCTGTCCCGATTTTTTGACCAACGAACAACGTTACTATTACCTCATACCGGATATTCCTTTCGTGCGCATGAGTTTCAAAAACATCGCCATCAGAGGACTATCGAACTTCGAATCGTACTCGTACGCGAACGATCAACTTCAATCATCCGATTTTATTCCCATCGTACATGTGAAGAATGTTGGAGGAAACATGACTTTAGATCCTGGATTTGGACATTCGTCTCGTTTACAACTGAAATTCACTATCCGTAATCTTTACATATCGTTTGTTCCGAAAAATGATCAATTCCAAGTGAAGGCGCAGGACTATTCCATCGTCGAAGACACTCCCCAGCCAACCACACTGATAACTTCGTGGTTATCGCATTATTCAACTAATATTATTCAGCTTATCGAATCAGCGATGAAAGATTTAATAATGCCAGAAAGAAAAGGTGAGTAGGTAATTTATGAAAAGAGGAGGTTCGTTCATCAACATTCTCTCTTATACGGGCAGGTTCATTGCTTTCGTCGGACGGTCGGACCATCTTCTCACCACACGTTGAAGTAGCTAGACCTTTTTCGGGACCCACCTTCATCAAAACCAGTTAAATCAGTATAgggaaaaatacacttttccgTAGATGGAATAGGGCGAGGAGAGGTTGCAAAGTTGATCGATTctcagtttgatttttttcacttctcatcATTCccttccaaaaatttggaaatccgACAATTTTGAGTCAAGGTCATCCCCACTCACACTCACTCAATCTCACGCCAAATCAAGCCTAAAGTGGCCTCACCTCTAATTCCGGAATTCCAGAATCATGATATGCTATTTGTACCTACATCTGTCTTATTTTTCCTTTGATTCGAAGAAAAATTAGGCTAATGAAGAAATGTGAgccaaaaataatgaagaattgTGTGTGAGTCAAAAAGTatcttaaatatttcaaaattttgaaaattcaattctaaaataATGAAAGCAAATGGGGGAAAATGATCAGGTGTGGTCAGATCCAGACATTTCCTCCCCCACCCCTCGTGAATAGTGcggataatttttaaaaaatctagacATTCCTCGGATTCAATCAGACATGGCCCGATCGAGTAAGATCTGTTCAAACGTGATCATATTCAATCGTTCTCTTTTGAgatgaacttgaaatttacatttttaaaaattttaaataagtaagtaatactTGAGGAAATAgtacacaaattttaaaatcttcaacatttcaaaagttaggtatatttgaaaattttgaaatttatacttatttttctATGTGAGGTATtccgaaatcagttttttgaaatgtaaattttgaaatcaccttttcaaaatttttgaaattaagtcagttttaaaatgaattttgaaatttaaacccgattttcaaaagttttaaaaaggaagctacaaaacacattttgagatttttttcgtttcctatttttttcaaaattataaaaatctggGTTTAAAAAGCTATAGGTAGGTGGATAAGTAAgttatggtgaatttgcccccgagagcttcagggttgatatttgcatggaaggttggtacccttgagcaccttccgtcacaaaagtttcagacccccagaccccccctgtttttgagaaacccccccttttctaaaattacaataaaaaattttttctcaaccccatgtgaaccgatttttttaattttttggtatgttgtaaacatctataagaggcatccccacaaaaaatgttaaccccctccccccatattttcccctcaaaatggcgttttttagttttgtttgcctgttttagcaatgatcatgattctgcacaaaaatgggaataggatttttaaatgtgttttcgacccccaaaaaacatatatttttttcaaaaaaaaatgtttggtgggtcgtggtcaaaaattgaaaaaactaacagagggggtaaaaatgaattctggtgtaaattattgtttttggtaaacgaggtgtcgtttccatatgaattgaaccccccgaacacgaatatgacgttcaatttaatgctaccctcatccacacccctccagcgcctctacccccttctcaatttttactacatcaaaaattgagctattttcgtaatgttggcattgtttccatatggatcgaaccacccgaacacgaatatgacgtccaatttcacgctaccctcatccacacccctctaGTGCCTTAGCCTccacctcaattcctactacatacgagtatattaaatattgagctattttcataatgttggtaaggtatcgtttccatatgaattgAACCCtgcgaacacgaatatgaattccaattttttgctaccctcatccacaccccacCCCATtgcgtctgcccccaactcaattttcactataggCCTATTGAAAgttttcagatattttcataatgttggtgtcgccGAACACcgcgaacacgaatatgaagtccaattcagctctactctcatccatcgcctttcaggctacagccagctagacaatttttattatttgaaatgctaaacctattttcataatgctgggtgtcattttggcacgaatggaaacctcgaaacttgaatgtttaagtttgaaccttgcgatggtcatttttttttacgagttttcaaccttcgcgaaacataacgtttaaaagtaataacaacccgagtaattatttgtagaagattgatcagagttggtgaaaacatttatggtttaggtgggggcggaggcactgtatagggttgtggttgaggttagcataaaattggacttcatattcgtattcggggtgttagattcatatggaaacgacaccaacattttgaaaatatctgaactttcaatttatagtgaaaattgagtggaggggtgtggatgagggtagcaaaaaattggaattcatattcgtgttcggagggttcgattcatatggaaacgataccttactaacattatgaaaatagctcaatatttaatatagtaggaattgaggtggAGGCTAAggcactggggaggggtgtggatgagggtagcaaaaaattggaattcatattcgtgttcggagggttcgattcatatggaaacgataccttACCAACATTATGcaaatagctcaatatttaatatagtaggaattgaggtggaggctaaggcactggaggggtgtggatgagggtagcgtaaaattggacgtcatattcgtgttcgggtggttcgatccatatggaaacaataccaacattacaaaaatagctcaacttttaatacttgtatagtaaaaattgtgaaGGGGGCAGAGGTGCTGGAGGGGTGttgatgagggtagcataaaatttgacgtcatattcgtgttcagggggttcgattcatttggaaacaacaccaatattacgaaaatagctcaacttttgatatagtaaaaattgagaagggggcagaggcgctggaggggtgtggatgagagtagcataagattgggcgtcatattcgtgttcgggaggttcgattcatatggaaacgacacctcgtttaccaaaaacaatgatttacaccagaatccatttttcaccccctctgttggttttttcaattttcgaccaCGGCccacctaaattttttttttgaaaaaaaatgtgttttgtaggagtcaaatcacatttaaaaatgctattcgcatttttgtgccgaatcatgatcattgctaaaacgggcaaacaaaactaaaaaagccattttgaggggaaaatatggggggagggggttgaaattttttgtggggatgcctctgatggatgtttacaacataccaaaaaaatcggttcacatggggctgagaaaacattttttattgtaattttagaaaagggagggtttctcaaaaacggggggggggggggggtctgggggtctgaaactttcgtgacggaaggtgctcaagggtaccaacctttcatgcaaatatcaaccctgaagctctcgggggcaaattcaccatacttatccacctatagcctttaggtaggtacatttcgaAAGTAcactttgaaaaacaatttttcgaaattccaaaattttgaaatttattctcatttttttcaccctgccattaaaatcgtattttcataatgttgattTAGAATCCGAATAGTCATagttttgagagaattttgatcgaaaaatcaaatttcaaaatctgttcaCAAATTTGtttcttaccttttttttaacgaatgttataaaaatattacctactttcaaaatttcacaagtttcaaaacatttagaaaattaaaacacggttttaaaaaattttgacaaaaaggtagccatgaaacaaattttaaaacttatttagaatttttagaaattctgaaaattcaagtttcaaaatttcggtgATAGATTAAGCTGTGAAACACAAGTCGAAAAACGTTTTCTGTGCTTCAGACTGAACTCAATAGTATACGAGTAATGTGCTACGCtcactaagaaaaaaaaaaaaaaatgcctaccAAGAACACTGGACTAGAACAAGCAAATAAGCACAGAAAGATTTTGAAGATACATATTTATCAGGCGGTTTCTAacttacgtatgtattttttacgATTTGTTTCGAGAACCAAACAGATAAAGAAAAACCAATTTCATCATTACCGCTCTTCGCAGAAATAGAAACTTcgttcttggaattttttgagtaaatctACATTCAGACAAGATGATTCTGAACGTCGGAGCGAGACAACAGACGCATAGATAAAGGACATGAAATCGATTAAGTATAGGTAAGCATCTCAGACAGTAAAAACGAATACAGGACTACTTAAATTATAAGCAACCATTAAACTCTTACTTAATCAAACAATCTATTTCATTTGCAGAGAAATTTCCTCGAGTACAATATTGAagaaagtaaacatttttttgaatgtttgaggGAAATGGAAAATCAATGTCGAAACAAAACATTAATAAATGtagaatcaaaataaaatattacaaaacaAGATACCTACATTATAATGTAATGTACCAcaaataaattacctatttcacacgatttttttttagaggggggTTTGATGAAACAAATGTTGATACTCATGTTTAGCTTTGCTGAAAACCTCAATATATGTACTACTGGTGCCAATGTTTTGGTAATTATTGCCAGTTTCAGAAAACAAACTAACTCCACTCTATCCGCTTCTTAAGGGGAAGAGGGATGGGGGGATTGAGGGTCATTTATGGTGATTTTTCGCTCTCTCTCTTGCcagaaaaatatactcgtaccttacTTACCGGAGGATTGGATTATTTATAGAGATAATTTCTCATGATTATTTCTCAACGAAATTAATTAAGGTAATAAAGGCAGATACAGCAGATAATAAtatcaaattgaatttcaaaattctaattctAATTCGATACTATGGACGACTTGTACATGTAcaatattgtatgtacatatcaGTGCACCATCACTTTAAAGCGAGTTCGATGTTCCAATTCGAATAATGAATAATCGGTGCCAGATgatatttgttattttattcatttgtcAAGGTAATTACGTCCTTCCTTATTAAAATATGACATTGACACAAGAAATTGATGACGATAGTATTCCATATAACATATTTCAGAAATAAACGCAGCTCAGTCATCAAACAATGATTCCATGAAATACGATCTTACTAATGTTTTAAACGATGCGATATTAAGACTACTCAAAGGTActtatttgtttgaaaaattggaaccaGAAATACTCATACAAGAcccaaaacatcaaaacaatGTATACAAAATTAATAATACCCAAAAACTACAACCATTTGGAAATACAATCAGCTTGAAAAGAATGTTTACTGTCGGATTATCTTCAAATCGCAGCAAGCTATTTACCAGGAATCCGCTAAATACGAGCACAATTCGTTGGGAATttcctgaaaataaatttgtaagTGTACctacccagttgaccacatgctagcaaaaagctagcgttttattcgcgttttgataagttgctagcaatttactcgctttttgtggccagcaataattgtctcgctaaaagtaagcgattttcttgcagtttttcgctagcaaattcaattctagcaattttcgagctgttttccagcgactctcagctagcttttacttcactttaacttgctcgccttatgctagcgtattactggcggatacttgctcgcaattctatgctaggacagttcaagcaattttctcgcatatctcagctagcttttacttcacttcatacatgctcgcctgatgctagcgtattactgatGGAtatttgcttgcaattctatgccaagaaagttcaagcaatattctcgcatatctcagctagcttttgcctcactctatacctgctcgcttaatgccagcgtatcactgactaatatgtaccattgtacctgctcacagatgataggaaacttcaggtaatattcttgcatctctgagctagcatttacttagccatctggctctagaaaaatgtaagcatatctctagtttctgcatctggtgacttggcgttttttttgtagtcaaatgataggaacgtgctaccagatcttatacgcatttctcaccaataaacctttttctgcgttatttattgtagcaaaatgcgagcaggtATCTTTTAcatccctcagcgcgcatacaaaaatcattaaaaatattcctgcatatgacaataggagtaattgcaccccccccccgccgatcttccggggcaacttttttcttaaaggggacaacaaaatttcatcaaatggacatggaaagctgtaatttactctacactccaattttaacaccctctgaagacgacttcaggtgggttcaagtcattttagagcctccagtaggcttttgaaactttaaattcccacaacattaatttatcaattggagttggcaagctgaaatttacttcgcaggtttcaaatggttttgaagcttccagctactttaaggaaattccaattttccaaaacacgccatacaaccttcgaaaagtcgctggaggctccaaaacgacttgaaatccacaagcagtcgacttcgtagcgtattaaaattagtttgcagaatgaatttcgactctccatctcagtttgatgaaattttgtgaaaatttaaagtttcaaaaatctgctggaggcttcaggaattttcaaagagtcgctggaggctctaaaacgacttgaaattcacctgcagtacttcgtagcgtattgaaattagttttcagaataaatttgagctttacaacttcaatttgagtttcaaaaatctgatggaggctccagaactgctcaaaacaagttgaaaccgtttcccatcgatttggcatgtcgaaaatagggtatatcccaaatttcaggtttcttggtcaatttggtaaaattttgattttttctcacattttggccaaaatttgatttttgaaaattcaccaaaaatcgaaaaaggtactttaccacttgaaattttgacaggtgatgaatttttgcatgatctttcgatctacgtttgtgaggtttgaaaattttcgtgcacgtcctacgagtatgttgaaacgcaaaatctgcgatttcggctgacctttcaatcaaaatggccgccattttgtaagtaaggccaatttttttcagcaagtttgctttaaaatgttccttaggatgtccgctttaaggaaaaagttgtcccggaggatcggcgggggtgcaattactcccattgccgtggactaaaatgttgttcaaatgtttttgaaatttttaattttgatggtttgtttgatacttcattttcaaattttaaattttgacaatttttctatttcaaaaaaaacgtcattttttatttaataaagagatttttcaacctaagcgctagcataatgctagcgaattgctagcgtcgatctctctcatggtatagtttgctactcttagataaagtgtgtcatcaatttgaatataagctcaaggtggtatcttgttgaaaagtaagaagagtgacatcactcttcttatactgtcccaagatgctagcgttatgctagctctgagctgggacagtcgcctaatttttggaatttcctggaaaactaccacctgttaaaggtaaacacccagaatttttaaaaattaactaatagtaattattttactgatcaaagtttttctacgctagcaaaatgctagcttcttgctagcataatttgcgctagcgtaaatggtgccggaatatgagacactttttgcaaaaattgctagcaaatcagtcgcgatttagtcgcatgtacgtagcagaatgcagagcaaagtgccaacaaaatgctagctttttgctagctttgtgccagctacgtgctagctatttgtgcgcaattctgctactctaatgtgacctaatcgcaactgatttgctagcatttttttaaaaaagtgtctcaaattccggcaccatttacgctagcacaaaatttgctagcatttggtcaactgggtatgTACTaccactacctacctacatctttCAAAATAATGTAGTAGTATCTGCATTAATGCAATTTACATTTGATTACAACTACCTACGTTGTATGGTAGCACATGACCTACGATGAGCTAAATTACCGCATAAAAGGATACGTCCAAGTAGAAGATCCATATTCGTATTGGAATGACGATTACAGTATAAGCGAATTTCATGCAAGATACCACGAATACAAGAATTTATCGATTACAGCAATAAAACCGTTAGCGAACTCAAGttacaatgaaaatattttcttcaataCATCGTATGACCATTTGGAGAACCCTGACGTAAGTCTAAGTACataggtttaaaaaaatcagtagaTACCCACCTATTTGAAGAGAGAATAGTTatcatttttagaattgaaatctAAATATTACGTGTAATTTCAGGGCATCAAACTGGCAAAGCATCCTGCATTATCTTACGAAGAACATCTCGAGTTGACACACGTAATTGGCTTGGAATTACCATCCATAAtgcgcaattttttcatcaatagtGGCAATTTCACGCCACTATTGGACGAAATATTCAACCTGAACCCAAAACAGCATATCATTTCAGCCCATCCTGATTTTTTGACCAACGAACAATGGTACTATTACCACATACCAGACATTTATTACATATACCTGAGTTTCCAAAACATCATCATCGAAGGATTGTCGAATTTCGAATCGTACGCGAATAATAAACCGAGGAATTATGATCGATATGAATTCGACAACGACGACCACCACGACCTTATTGTTTACACCCTACATGTAAAGGATGTACGAGGAAATATGACTTTACATCCGCATTTTAAATAttcatacgagtacgagtattttaaactGAACTTCTGCATTGGTAATCTTTACATATCGTTTGCAccaaaaaatgaggaatttcACGTCGAGGCACAAGACTACTCCATCGTCGAAGATACTCCTCGGTCTCCCACAGTGATATCTTCGTGGTTATCGAAACATTCAACGACCATTATTCAGGTTCTCGAATCAGAAATCATAGATTTAGTGAAGATGCCATCGAAGATAAGTGAGTAAATACTAAATAcacacagaaaaaattactatctGGGTACATTGACAATCACTctccacaaaaaaataaataggctGGTAAGGGTTGGGgttcgagaatttttaaaaattattgaaggcTTTAGGATGACCTAAAACTCATAATCGTATGCAAAAGAAGTTGTTGACTGGTACTTATTGTTCCCCTCTCCCTCTCCTCCGCACAGCCAAAAAACCAACTCGAAGACGCTATTGATAACTTCATCCCTCAATTCTTATGATATCGTTGGTAACATCTGTGTGTTTTATTATTTAATACTTACCAAGGTTTCTAACCGTTACGATGTATTTTACGATTTGTTTCCATTCAAATGTACAAAGGAAAACCATGTTCGTTGTGCCCACAAGTGCCTAGAATGGAATTCAATTTTCTGGacgttttgaagaattttgtcaACTAATGACAAGACAATCCTGAACCTTAACGGATCAAGGGCAAACTATCAAGTAAGTAATGCACTTGAACAAGTAAAAACAAACACCACTCTAAtgaattatgagtaattttatttgcagaataATTGGCTCAAGTACATAGTTACCTACAGCATTTCTACGAGCAAAGACTTACAATATTTACCTGGCTACATATAACGAGTACCTACATTTGTTGAATTTCAATTCGAATATAGGCACcggttttagaaaaattt encodes:
- the LOC135837097 gene encoding uncharacterized protein LOC135837097, whose translation is MNNRCQMIFVILFICQEINAAQSSNNDSMKYDLTNVLNDAILRLLKGTYLFEKLEPEILIQDPKHQNNVYKINNTQKLQPFGNTISLKRMFTVGLSSNRSKLFTRNPLNTSTIRWEFPENKFHMTYDELNYRIKGYVQVEDPYSYWNDDYSISEFHARYHEYKNLSITAIKPLANSSYNENIFFNTSYDHLENPDGIKLAKHPALSYEEHLELTHVIGLELPSIMRNFFINSGNFTPLLDEIFNLNPKQHIISAHPDFLTNEQWYYYHIPDIYYIYLSFQNIIIEGLSNFESYANNKPRNYDRYEFDNDDHHDLIVYTLHVKDVRGNMTLHPHFKYSYEYEYFKLNFCIGNLYISFAPKNEEFHVEAQDYSIVEDTPRSPTVISSWLSKHSTTIIQVLESEIIDLVKMPSKIRKPCSLCPQVPRMEFNFLDVLKNFVN